A single window of Debaryomyces hansenii CBS767 chromosome F complete sequence DNA harbors:
- a CDS encoding DEHA2F09570p (similar to uniprot|P06168 Saccharomyces cerevisiae YLR355C ILV5 Acetohydroxyacid reductoisomerase mitochondrial protein involved in branched-chain amino acid biosynthesis also required for maintenance of wild- type mitochondrial DNA), producing the protein MSIRNASIRMARMASNNAAKQVASKRALSALANAARPVVARKSIAPAAARGVKTINFGGMDEIVHERADWPREKLLEYFKNDTLALIGYGSQGYGQGLNLRDNGLNVIIGVRKDGASWKAAIEDGWVPGENLFDVNEAIGKGTYIMNLLSDAAQSETWESIKPQLTEGKTLYFSHGFSPVFKELTHVEPPTNIDVILAAPKGSGRTVRTLFKEGRGINSSYAVWNDVTGKAEEKAIALAVAIGSGYVYQTTFEREVNSDLYGERGCLMGGIHGMFLAQYEVLRENGHTPSEAFNETVEEATQSLYPLIGKYGMDYMYDACSTTARRGALDWYPRFKDALKPVFNDLYESVKNGTETQRSLDFNSQSDYRARLEEELETIRSMEIWRVGKEVRKLRPENQ; encoded by the coding sequence ATGTCTATCAGAAACGCTTCTATTCGTATGGCCCGTATGGCCTCCAACAATGCTGCTAAGCAAGTTGCTTCCAAGAGAGCTTTATCAGCTTTAGCTAATGCTGCTCGTCCAGTTGTTGCCAGAAAGTCAATTGCTCCAGCTGCTGCCCGTGGTGTTAAGACCATCAACTTCGGTGGTATGGATGAAATTGTCCACGAACGTGCTGACTGGCCAAGAGAAAAGTTATTAGAGTACTTCAAGAACGATACTTTAGCTTTAATTGGTTACGGTTCCCAAGGTTACGGTCAAGGTTTAAACTTGAGAGACAATGGTTTAAACGTTATCATTGGTGTTAGAAAGGATGGTGCTTCATGGAAGGCTGCCATCGAAGATGGATGGGTTCCAGGTGAAAACTTATTCGATGTCAACGAAGCTATCGGTAAGGGTACTTACATCATGAACTTGTTATCTGATGCTGCTCAATCTGAAACTTGGGAATCTATCAAGCCACAACTTACTGAAGGTAAGACCTTATACTTTTCCCACGGTTTCTCTCCAGTTTTCAAGGAATTAACCCACGTTGAACCACCAACCAACATTGACGTTATCTTAGCTGCTCCAAAGGGTTCCGGTAGAACTGTCAGAACCTTATTTAAGGAAGGTAGAGGTATCAACTCTTCTTACGCTGTCTGGAACGATGTTACCGGTAAGGCCGAAGAAAAGGCTATCGCTTTAGCTGTTGCCATTGGTTCTGGTTACGTTTACCAAACCACCTTCGAAAGAGAAGTCAACTCCGATTTATACGGTGAAAGAGGTTGTTTAATGGGTGGTATCCACGGTATGTTCTTAGCCCAATACGAAGTCTTAAGAGAAAATGGCCACACCCCATCTGAAGCTTTCAACGAAACTGTTGAAGAAGCCACTCAATCCTTATACCCATTGATCGGTAAATACGGTATGGACTACATGTACGATGCTTGTTCTACCACCGCCAGAAGAGGTGCTTTAGACTGGTACCCAAGATTCAAGGATGCCTTGAAGCCAGTTTTCAACGACTTGTACGAATCTGTTAAGAACGGTACCGAAACCCAAAGATCTCTTGATTTCAACTCTCAATCTGACTACCGTGCTagattagaagaagaattagaaacCATCAGAAGCATGGAAATCTGGAGAGTCGGTAAGGAAGTTAGAAAATTACGTCCAGAAAACCAATAG
- a CDS encoding DEHA2F09592p (weakly similar to uniprot|P35995 Saccharomyces cerevisiae YKL222C Hypothetical ORF), translated as MELFTKDDFNQIGGIQKKRRRPIKSCSRCRERKSKCDMKKPICTSCLVKGLESCKYEESSSYSVKIDSNEVDLLKKENERLLSTIKQLRGQINTVYPSPIPDSSNEIEADKYRIVFSKPNRTMFCGPTSFRIVFQNQLVWNYYMSIKNSLKSQRNDWKLKNRPKPVIFDNLYSTSNGLLADLQRFLPQYSVLLEYLLQFFDGFWYKYLPIVDRDDILQIFKVQFKQSDNDSNIEILSPQNSVEFANIAVIITILKYSVNSEACSPGMVSNKFKDEHDILLKFATKLLAKADYLEKASLPSLQAVFMLRIFKKFNFKDGDGGDGSNGNILFAICLEMGFTLGLNQNVDTLYNRESAKYRTVLKNLWKYLLYFDTINSFDLGVPLHISDNNVRKDLLDLDDIFIKTILKKREIMDVFLSPKMSHDGIGNVINEIRNFINQNFKTVFELIKDFENSSNLEDSYKIIHQFVLSISLIGMIQHGCLLLYNELRDSSSKLGTRSHNLAMKYTILMIISTVELTKRIYLSSMELLSIPSTNQIHFFIAGMQNQWFSRAFLFYFFSLLTYVKSSKNQGTRNITDSHIVLRLSELADLYNDVDNIHDDGFTETKTLVSLNIIVSRYMNMRIFLETNGGEREQKKLVTKIHNYGLFIMNASLCHFKQLIAQDNDFKSIVRFNEDNLDIVYDSIQDSFPSQLYVTQNFSSVPNLDIFDEIELNGTVENFNKDIYDFLSI; from the coding sequence ATGGAGTTATTTACTAAAGACGACTTCAATCAAATAGGTGGGAtacagaagaaaagaaggcGACCCATTAAACTGTGTTCGCGTTGTAGAGAGAGGAAGAGTAAATGCGATATGAAAAAGCCGATTTGTACAAGTTGCCTAGTAAAAGGACTTGAGTCTTGTAAATATGAAGAGTCATCATCATACTCTGTGAAAATAGATAGTAATGAAGTTGACCTTCttaagaaagaaaatgaacGTTTATTACTGACAATCAAACAATTGAGGGGCCAAATAAACACAGTCTATCCAAGCCCAATACCGGACAGCAGCAATGAGATTGAGGCAGATAAATACCGAATAGTTTTCTCCAAGCCCAACCGGACAATGTTTTGTGGCCCTACTTCATTTAGAATTGTCTTTCAAAATCAGTTAGTTTGGAATTACTATATGTCGATCAAAAACTCCCTCAAATCCCAGAGAAATGATTGGAAACTTAAGAATAGACCGAAACCCgtaatttttgataaccTTTATTCTACATCAAATGGACTTTTAGCTGATCTTCAAAGATTTCTCCCTCAATATTCGGTTCTActagaatatttattgcaattttttgatGGATTTTGGTACAAATATTTACCTATAGTTGATCGGgatgatattttgcaaatatttaaagTGCAATTCAAACAATCAGACAATGATCTGAATATAGAAATACTATCGCCGCAAAACTCAGTTGAGTTTGCAAATATTGCGGTAATAATAACTATCTTGAAATACTCAGTAAATTCAGAAGCTTGCCTGCCTGGTATGGTgtctaataaatttaagGATGAACATGATATTCTACTAAAATTTGCGACAAAGCTATTAGCTAAGGCAGACTATTTGGAAAAGGCTTCATTACCATCGCTACAAGCCGTATTCATGCTACGTATTTTTAAAAAGTTTAACTTCAAAGATGGAGATGGAGGTGACGGCAGTAATGGGAATATACTTTTTGCGATTTGTTTAGAAATGGGATTTACATTAGGCTTGAACCAAAATGTTGATACCCTTTATAATCGAGAATCAGCGAAGTACAGGACTgttttgaagaatctttGGAAATATTTGCTATACTTTGATACcatcaattcatttgacCTTGGTGTACCACTACATATTTCTGATAATAATGTGAGGAAGGATTTATTAGATCttgatgatatatttatcaaaaccATACTCAAGAAGAGAGAAATAATGGATGTATTCTTATCCCCAAAAATGAGTCATGATGGTATTGGAAATgtaataaatgaaattagaaACTTCataaaccaaaattttAAAACCGTATTTGAGTTGATTAAGGACTTCGAAAATTCATCTAATTTAGAAGATTCTTATAAAATTATACATCAATTCGTTCTATCAATCTCCTTGATTGGAATGATACAGCACGGATGCTTActattatataatgaattgagaGATAGTAGTAGTAAGTTGGGAACTCGATCTCACAATTTGGCAATGAAGTATACtattttaatgataatatcaaCTGTTGAACTTACGAAGAGAATATATCTATCAAGTATGGAGTTGCTTTCAATTCCCAGtacaaatcaaattcacTTTTTTATTGCGGGAATGCAAAACCAGTGGTTTAGCAGAGCATTTCTATTTTActttttttcattacttACTTACGTTAAATCACTGAAAAATCAGGgaacaagaaatataaCAGACAGTCATATTGTTTTGAGATTATCTGAACTCGCAGACCTTTATAACGACgttgataatattcatGACGATGGATTTACAGAAACGAAAACCTTggtttcattaaatataatagtaAGTCGCTACATGAATATGCGAATTTTCCTAGAAACAAATGGCGGCGAAAGAGAGCAAAAGAAACTCGTAACTAAAATTCATAATTATGGCTTGTTCATAATGAATGCATCATTATGCCATTTCAAGCAGTTGATAGCACAggataatgattttaaatcCATAGTGCGtttcaatgaagataatttGGACATAGTTTATGATTCGATACAAGATTCGTTTCCAAGTCAGTTGTATGTCACTCAGAATTTCAGTTCGGTTCCAAATTTAGATATTTTCGATGAAATCGAGCTTAATGGAACGGTTGAAAACTTCAACAAAGATATCTACGACTTTTTGCTGATATAG
- a CDS encoding 40S ribosomal protein S1 (highly similar to uniprot|P23248 Saccharomyces cerevisiae YML063W RPS1B Ribosomal protein 10 (rp10) of the small (40S) subunit) translates to MAVGKNKRLSKGKKGLKKKVVDPFTKKEWFDIKAPSTFENRAVGKTLINRSTGLKNAADGLKGRVVEVCLADLQGSEDHSSRKVKLRVDEVQGKNLLTNFHGIDFTTDKLRSLVRKWQSLVEANVTVKTSDDYVLRIFAIAFTKRQANQIRKTTYAQSSKLREVRKKMIEIMQREVSNCTLAQLTSKLIPEVIGREIEKSTQTILPLQNIHIRKVKLLKQPKFDLGSLLALHGEGSTEEKGKKVSAGFKDVVLEAV, encoded by the coding sequence ATGGCTGTTGGTAAGAATAAGAGATTGTCCAAGGGAAAGAAAGgtttgaagaagaaggtcGTCGACCCATTCACCAAGAAAGAATGGTTTGACATTAAGGCCCCATCCACCTTCGAAAACAGAGCTGTTGGTAAGACTTTAATCAACAGATCCACTGGTTTAAAGAACGCTGCCGATGGATTAAAGGGCCGTGTTGTCGAAGTTTGTTTAGCTGATTTACAAGGATCAGAAGACCACTCTTCCAGAAAGGTCAAGTTGAGAGTAGACGAAGTTCAAGGTAAGAACTTGTTGACCAACTTCCACGGTATTGACTTCACCACTGACAAATTGAGATCTTTGGTCAGAAAATGGCAATCATTAGTCGAAGCTAACGTCACCGTTAAGACTTCCGATGATTACGTCTTGAGAATTTTCGCTATTGCCTTCACCAAGAGACAAGCCAACCAAATCAGAAAGACCACTTATGCCCAATCCTCTAAGTTGAGAGAAGTcagaaagaagatgattGAAATCATGCAAAGAGAAGTTTCTAACTGTACTTTGGCTCAATTAACCTCCAAGTTGATTCCAGAAGTCATTGGTcgtgaaattgaaaaatcaacCCAAACCATCTTGCCATTACAAAACATCCACATTAGAAAagtcaaattattaaaacaACCAAAATTCGACTTAGGTTCCTTATTAGCCTTACATGGTGAAGGTTCCACCGAAGAAAAGGGTAAGAAAGTTTCTGCCGGATTCAAAGATGTTGTTTTAGAAGCTGTTTAA
- a CDS encoding DEHA2F09636p (similar to CA1984|IPF9592 Candida albicans IPF9592 unknown function): protein MSDNSFDDNDDAWSYSFPPSTESLTLSKKNDDNSKLDKELKSATQRGDKDKDVFIDSDDSRNHTIAQNRSNINALSNKSASKKGRLSRTSSTSSVGRSEEPKEDKKDHVQTNGNGSHASSLTSLSLQSPYFVKSTPANPHTTKEDANSIISREGAQASGFSLDSNFNSQSTPITSSARSNLSNNVAHDMGELPSSYGSRDENSDIDKSKSAKFDNEGSLDSSSPKIIAYRKSKRTISEGNFQNILDQSVKATPKEKYDPKLYVEEKFSDTDYRFATTRRTAEFHQLFRSLDLTDRLLDDFSCALSREILLQGRIYISENNVCFSSNLLGWVTSLIIPQEEIIRIEKKTTAGLFPNGISIETASGKHNFASFISRDATFDFMKAVWQGTTGRKMEIIEEKPMEKPGYSLDSDGIVSVENECLDSPAKLESYILSIDGDEERHGDNEYASDHSDSEDTSDDAVSLKKTNSNKSNKRKKIDTVDLKVLKFKPDSKYINMGPEFHPPTKVKDYAKENNETELCNEVINAPLGIVFDLLFGSSNTTFHRSFLESHNASEISDYDKFHPKKDDPSKLERKISYRRALGYSIGPKSTRCEVKETIENLNFAENVVLISSTVTPDVPSGNSFSVKTRYCLSWGANNSTILKMSYNIKWTGSSWIKSVIEKQTLAGQQEATKDLIEALKKGIDENTYYAEGPSVPKNVAEFVAENKPTSEMAEEAITLNREESEKKITLSLSSRFIKNNIVPIVYFFFSFLVILSILQMKIISGVNEANEIARSQLVVNSYLVFTVQALANDKSISKAGYRERIKAMENDNSPLWKWVNDKYDTKLNNLEKIEYLTYQLNSLYQKQIDPENNEFVAAIEENLLDLKRSVKDFNYQELLNADNLRNMLGDLI, encoded by the coding sequence ATGAGTGATAACCTGTTTGATGATAACGATGATGCCTGGTCGTATTCATTTCCACCTTCGACGGAATCATTGACTTTGAGCAAAAAAAATGATgacaattcaaaattagataaagaattgaaatcagCCACCCAACGTGGAGATAAAGACAAGGATGTGTTTATTGATAGCGATGACTCTAGAAATCACACAATTGCACAGAATAGATCGAATATCAATGCATTGCTGAATAAATCCGCAAGCAAGAAAGGCCGATTATCACGGACTTCTTCTACATCTTCAGTTGGACGTTCAGAAGAGCcgaaagaagataaaaaagaTCATGTACAGACAAACGGAAATGGATCGCATGCGTCCTCTTTGACATCGCTTTCGTTGCAATCTCCATATTTCGTGAAATCTACACCGGCTAATCCACACACTACAAAGGAGGATGCTAACTCTATTATCTCGAGGGAAGGGGCTCAGGCATCAGGCTTTTCTCTTGattccaatttcaatagCCAAAGCACACCAATCACTTCGTCTGCACGATCtaatctttcaaataatgttgCCCATGACATGGGTGAACTACCAAGTTCCTATGGTTCGCGGGACGAAAACTcagatattgataaaagtAAATCGGccaaatttgataatgaaggaTCGTTAGACTCATCTTCACCAAAGATAATTGCTTATCGTAAGTCGAAAAGAACAATTAGCGAAGGAAATTTCCAGAATATATTAGATCAATCTGTAAAAGCTACTCCAAAGGAAAAGTATGATCCAAAGTTGTATGTTGAGGAGAAATTCCTGGACACGGACTATAGATTTGCTACCACTAGAAGAACTGCAGAATTTCATCAGCTATTTAGATCACTTGATTTAACCGATAGACTTCTTGACGATTTTTCGTGTGCATTGAGTAGAGAAATATTGCTTCAAGGcagaatatatattagtgAAAACAATGTTTGCTTCAGCTCAAATTTATTGGGATGGGTTACAAGTTTGATTATTCCTCAAGAGGAAATTATCAGAATCGAAAAGAAAACTACCGCAGGGTTATTTCCTAACGGTATATCGATCGAAACAGCAAGTGGAAAACATAACTTTGCCAGCTTTATTTCCAGAGATGCAACTTTTGATTTCATGAAGGCTGTATGGCAAGGCACTACAGGTagaaaaatggaaattattgaagaaaaaccCATGGAAAAACCTGGTTACTCATTAGATAGCGATGGAATTGTGTCAGTAGAAAATGAATGTCTCGACTCTCCAGCAAAATTAGAGTCATATATTTTGTCTATTGATGGGGATGAAGAAAGGCATGGTGACAACGAATACGCATCAGATCACAGCGATTCAGAAGATACCTCCGATGATGCTGTGCTGCTCAAAAAAAccaattctaataaatcgaataaaagaaaaaagatAGATACAGTTGATTTGAAGGTTTTAAAATTCAAACCCGATTCAAAGTATATCAATATGGGGCCGGAATTTCATCCGCCAACCAAAGTGAAGGATTATGCAaaggaaaataatgaaacaGAATTATGCAATGAAGTAATTAATGCGCCATTAGGTATagtttttgatttattatttggcAGTTCGAATACGACATTTCATAGGAGCTTTTTAGAAAGCCACAATGCATCAGAAATTTCAGATTATGACAAATTTCACCCAAAGAAGGATGATCCAAGTAAACTTGAACGTAAAATTAGCTACAGAAGAGCGTTGGGATATTCCATTGGCCCCAAATCTACAAGGTGTGAAGTCAAAGAAACGATagagaatttgaattttgcGGAGAACGttgttttgatttctaGTACTGTTACGCCTGATGTTCCCCTGggtaattcattttcagtTAAAACCAGATACTGCTTGTCATGGGGTGCAAATAATTCGACAATATTAAAGATGTcctataatattaaatggACAGGGAGCTCGTGGATTAAAAGTGTTATTGAGAAGCAAACGTTGGCGGGCCAACAAGAAGCAACTaaagatttaattgaaGCTTTAAAGAAAggaattgatgaaaatactTATTATGCTGAAGGCCCATCTGTTCCAAAGAATGTAGCTGAGTTTGTGGCTGAAAACAAACCTACATCTGAGATGGCTGAAGAAGCAATTACATTGAATAGAGAAGAATCTGAAAAGAAGATCACATTGTCTCTTTCAAGCAGatttataaaaaataatatcgTACCTAtagtttatttttttttctcgTTTCTTGTTATTTTGCTGATAttgcaaatgaaaataattagCGGAGTTAATGAAGCAAATGAGATTGCAAGGAGTCAACTAGTTgtaaattcatatttggTATTTACCGTACAGGCATTAGCGAACGATAAGAGCATAAGTAAGGCTGGGTATAGAGAAAGGATTAAAGCAATGGAAAACGATAACAGCCCATTATGGAAATGGGtaaatgataaatatgatacgaaattaaataaccttgaaaagattgaatACTTGAcatatcaattgaattcgTTATATCAGAAACAGATCGATCCCgagaataatgaatttgttgctgctattgaagaaaatctACTAGATCTAAAGAGACTGGTAAAGGATTTTAATTATCAGGAATTGCTAAATGCTGACAATCTAAGAAACATGTTAGGAGACCTCATTTAG
- a CDS encoding DEHA2F09658p (weakly similar to uniprot|P53234 Saccharomyces cerevisiae YGR053C Hypothetical ORF), whose amino-acid sequence MIYRRGSKVLLRHSRLKYSSCKKQYVSSLRNIKLESPVPSLIAPPLFYNRTILSPNNVKNLDNFKFSDSVPTRSDLSSEDLKPNPKDQLRKANLGTMTDELRALIPNILNKSLPKKIVSNNVHLRICPTHFQEFNAYFPTLKGHVSYYTTCKTLQFILTSIVLNPKVKLHIQSIKTNAAKGDLGPEIQSVYSGSTKIYIRWNTCLEGCDHLSPNEIMEGQHSGNISNYHSTSDAKLGSHKWSKLDTKKLVNNSNGQPIKSSPSVTTTLSHLTSGLIGLTKEHNKLERVISGIFIFELNENNDKIIVHTVEDVNVIEKTETQDIDGELRVC is encoded by the coding sequence atgatcTATCGTAGAGGTTCTAAGGTACTATTGCGGCATTCACGTTTGAAATATAGTTCATGTAAGAAACAGTATGTGTCTAGCCTCCGCAACATTAAATTAGAATCTCCAGTACCATCCTTGATTGCACCACCACTTTTTTACAATCGGACCATACTAAGCCCAAATAATGTGAAGaatcttgataatttcaaattctccGATTCGGTCCCAACCAGATCTGATCTTTCTTCCGAAGACTTGAAGCCTAATCCCAAGGATCAGCTTAGAAAGGCGAATCTCGGAACCATGACAGATGAACTACGAGCACTCATACCCAATATccttaataaatcattaccGAAAAAGATCGTGTCTAACAATGTTCACTTGAGGATCTGTCCTACCCATTTCCAGGAATTCAATGCCTATTTCCCTACATTGAAGGGCCACGTCTCCTATTACACTACTTGCAAAACATtacaatttattcttaCATCTATTGTTCTCAATCCCAAAGTTAAGTTACATATACAGTCGATAAAAACCAATGCAGCTAAAGGTGATTTAGGCCCAGAAATACAAAGCGTATATTCTGGTAGTactaaaatatatatccGTTGGAATACTTGTTTAGAAGGATGCGATCATTTGTCTCCTAATGAAATTATGGAGGGTCAACATAGTGGCAATATTTCTAACTATCACTCGACTTCTGATGCAAAATTGGGATCCCATAAGTGGTCAAAACTTGATACCAAGAAGCTTGTGAATAATTCGAATGGCCAACCAATTAAGTCGTCACCTTCAGTTACTACTACCTTGTCCCATTTAACATCTGGACTCATAGGTTTAACTAAAGAGCATAATAAATTGGAACGTGTAATAAGTGGGATATTCATTTTcgaattaaatgaaaataatgataagatAATAGTTCATACCGTTGAAGATGTTAACGTGATCGAAAAAACTGAAACACAAGATATTGATGGTGAATTGAGAGTTTGTTGA
- a CDS encoding DEHA2F09680p (similar to uniprot|P34227 Saccharomyces cerevisiae YBL064C PRX1 Mitochondrial peroxiredoxin (1-Cys Prx) with thioredoxin peroxidase activity has a role in reduction of hydroperoxides) encodes MASQEHTTLRLGSTAPNFEAETSNGKISFHDFIGDSWAVLFSHPDDFTPVCTTELGAFAKLEPEFTKRNVKLIGLSANGTESHKAWIKDIDEVTGSKLTFPIIADSERKVAHLYDMIDYQDATNVDDKGLQFTIRSVFVIDPAKKIRLILAYPASTGRNTAEVLRVVDSLQTGDKYKVTTPINWVPGDDVIVHPTISNEDAKTLFPKFRIIKPYLRLTPLDVKEEK; translated from the coding sequence atggcTTCCCAAGAACACACAACCTTAAGATTAGGGTCTACTGCGCCAAACTTCGAAGCTGAAACCTCCAACGGTAAGATTTCCTTCCACGATTTCATTGGTGACTCATGGGCTGTTTTATTCTCCCATCCAGATGACTTCACCCCAGTCTGTACCACCGAATTGGGTGCTTTCGCTAAGTTAGAACCAGAATTCACCAAGAGAAACGTTAAATTAATTGGTTTATCTGCTAATGGTACTGAATCCCACAAGGCTTGGATCAaggatattgatgaagttaCTGGTTCCAAGTTAACCTTCCCAATCATTGCTGACTCAGAAAGAAAGGTTGCTCACTTATACGATATGATTGACTACCAAGATGCTACTAACGTTGACGACAAAGGTCTCCAATTCACCATCAGATCCGTCTTCGTTATCGACCCAGCTAAGAAGATTAGATTAATCTTAGCTTACCCAGCCTCTACTGGTAGAAACACCGCTGAAGTCTTAAGAGTTGTTGATTCTTTACAAACTGGTGACAAATACAAGGTCACTACCCCAATTAACTGGGTTCCAGGTGATGATGTTATTGTCCACCCAACTATTTCTAATGAAGACGCTAAGACTTTATTCCCAAAATTCAGAATAATCAAGCCTTACTTACGTTTAACTCCATTAGATGtcaaggaagaaaaataa
- a CDS encoding DEHA2F09702p (similar to uniprot|Q12006 Saccharomyces cerevisiae YOL003C DHHC-CRD protein): protein MVAYGSHYFVFRTNLSRTEQILYEVYVCIVWLSYYLAIVVDPGSPPKNFTPKAGEWRRWCKKCQNYKPERSHHCKTCNKCVLKMDHHCPWTYNCVGHNNLPHFLRFVFFLIVGMTYVLFQLGKQVLHYYDSSKLPSYLIDKKEMCAVIFLLPVTFFVFVSIIILFVRCMINLLFRGMTQIEVWEMERIGSQFHTERLWLQIRKNYFKLHGKEMPHLVSWNRTTRYYEVDENSNNDNSNENNIVPKDFTSDDIVFPYDLGVSSNMINACDYPWMWLLPWGGPRENGYHFQKNEFMEDDQLGLPWPPDGGHQEPMAPVDDDFDISDSELQDMPSLRRRLDPRNNMTRSEWMNDLGETLDDFGVDLDAEDIEHDDLVSKDEISNN from the coding sequence ATGGTTGCATATGGTTCCCACTACTTTGTATTCAGAACCAACTTATCACGTACCGAGCAGATCCTATACGAGGTATACGTTTGTATTGTATGGTTATCATACTATTTAGCTATTGTTGTTGACCCAGGATCCCCGCCTAAAAACTTTACACCTAAAGCTGGAGAATGGAGAAGATGGTGTAAGAAATGCCAAAATTATAAGCCAGAGAGGTCACATCATTGCAAAACTTGCAATAAATGTGTGTTGAAAATGGATCATCATTGTCCATGGACGTATAATTGCGTGGGGCACAATAACCTTCCACATTTCTTACGGTTTGTATTCTTTTTGATAGTGGGTATGACCTATGTTCTTTTCCAATTGGGTAAACAAgtacttcattattatgaTAGTAGTAAGTTACCGTCCTACTTAATAGACAAGAAGGAAATGTGTGCGGTGATATTTTTACTTCCAGTTAcattttttgtatttgtttccatcattattttattcGTTCGTTGTATGATCAACTTGTTGTTCAGAGGAATGACGCAGATAGAAGTATGGGAAATGGAGAGAATAGGATCCCAGTTCCATACCGAAAGGTTGTGGTTGCAAATACGTAAAAACTACTTCAAGTTGCATGGAAAAGAAATGCCTCATTTAGTATCCTGGAACAGGACAACCAGATACTACGAGGTGGATGAgaattctaataatgacAATTCAAATGAGAACAACATAGTCCCTAAGGATTTCACATCTGATGATATCGTTTTCCCCTATGACTTAGGCGTGCTGTCGAATATGATTAATGCATGTGACTACCCATGGATGTGGCTACTCCCATGGGGTGGTCCCAGAGAAAACGGCTACCATTTCCAAAAAAACGAATTCATGGAAGATGACCAATTGGGCTTACCATGGCCTCCTGACGGGGGCCACCAGGAACCAATGGCTCCAGTGGacgatgattttgatatatcTGACTCCGAGCTTCAGGATATGCCTAGCTTAAGAAGACGTCTCGACCCCAGAAACAACATGACGAGGTCCGAATGGATGAACGATCTAGGCGAAACCTTGGATGATTTTGGCGTTGATTTAGATGCTGAAGACATAGAACATGATGATTTAGTTTCAAAAGATGAGATTTCCAATAATTAG